In one Pseudomonas sp. SCA2728.1_7 genomic region, the following are encoded:
- a CDS encoding MGMT family protein produces the protein MKDPLDSVENDAQIRRTALYSTLAQVPEGKVVSYGQLAELAGLGRAARWVGRTLSQLPGDTKLPWHRVLGAGGRISLPVGSPSGDEQRARLRMEGITVLNNRVDIQRHGWRPVEHSG, from the coding sequence GTGAAAGACCCGCTCGACAGCGTTGAAAACGATGCGCAAATCCGACGCACGGCGCTCTACTCAACGCTCGCCCAAGTGCCCGAAGGCAAAGTCGTCAGCTATGGTCAGTTAGCCGAGCTGGCCGGGTTGGGGCGCGCCGCCCGTTGGGTCGGCCGCACCTTGAGTCAGTTACCCGGCGATACCAAGCTGCCTTGGCACCGCGTGCTGGGCGCCGGCGGTCGGATCAGCCTGCCGGTGGGCAGCCCATCGGGCGATGAACAACGGGCCCGATTGCGCATGGAAGGCATCACCGTCCTGAACAATCGTGTGGATATTCAGCGCCATGGCTGGCGTCCGGTAGAGCACAGCGGTTAG